A segment of the Filifactor alocis ATCC 35896 genome:
ATAAATTTTCAGAATACTCCCATTGATAGGTAACAGGCTCTTTAGCTCCGCTCACTCCAACTTCGAGCTTCACTATTTGCCCAACATTTCCTATTTTGCTCTCCGGTTGCTTTGTCACAGTTAGTGTTCCGGAATTGGATTTTTCCACTTTAGCCGCCTTGCTTATAACTTGTTTTCCGGTTGCATCCGTAATTACACAGCGATACTTATAACTAATTTCTTCTACCGGTGCCTTGAGTGTGTCCGTAGCATTTCCTTCTGACGTGCTATTTCTAAAATTTCCTGATTCCTCATCCAAATATTCCCACTGATAGCTTAATGGAGCCTTTCCACCACTAACCTCGACTTTCAAATCAACCCTAGTTCCAAGATCCGCTTTAGCATTTTCAGGTTCTTTTGTTATTTTGAAATCCTGCAGTCTGCGATTTACGTCCATCATCCTGGTTAGAATGGCAGCAACTTCACTTCTCTTTATATAACTCATTGGGCTACAATTCCTGTTAGAATCCACCCCTTGAACTACACCTGCCCTATAGAGCTTGTAAATGGCGTCTGCACTCGGGTGACTCATCCTGACATCAGGAATGGAACCATCCGGTACATTGTTCAGTCTTGCCTCTTCATCAGTAATAAGTCGAGCGAAGATCTGCATATAGCCTGCTCTGGTGATTTTGTTATTCCAATCAAGATCAACATCTATTAGCCCCTTATTCTTGGCGTAGTCCACATAGGGCTTATACCATGTACCGACTCCCGCAGATAAGCTGACTGTACCTTCATTTTTCAGTTGGTGAATACATGAAGCAAGCTTAACCGCTTCCGCAGCCGTCATATTATCTTGGGGTGCAAACAGAGTATCTGTCTTGCCATTGATTAATCTGTTTTGATAAGCAATTTTCACATCAGCATAATACCAATCACCCTGCTTCACATCTGTGAAGGGCAACATATTTTGTATGATATTTTGAAGGTCTGCAAATACTACACTTGTTGAAAGTAGTGTAATTAGCAGAATGGGGATTAGTTTTAGAAAAGATTTTAATTTTAATTTTAACATTAGATTCACTTCCTTTCGATACTGAACAGAAACAGCGGTTGCTCATGCTGTATAACGATTATATAATTCACTATAAACAACTGGAGACTTATTCATAATCCAAGCTTATAAATTGTAAAAGAATTGTCACACTTGAAAACTATCTCCCGCCAGTTTTGCAGAAAAGTTTTCAATCCTGAAATTGTATAATGAAGAAAAACCAAAACAAGAGAAACTTTTCTTAGATGTCAAGAGAAATATTACACTTTGAAAAACATTCTGATACAACTTTCGGCACTGTCAAACGAATGTCTCTCATTATCTCATCGTTCAATTGATTTCATCATCAAGAACCGTTTCAAGATAATCAATCATATTATCAAACGACTTGATAATATTCATTTTTTCTCCCCTCCTTTCTTTCTATTTATTTTATTATAAGGGAAAATTACTTCTCTTGCAACACAGCGTTCGTGCAAAATTTATGGGTTTCACCCCATAGAAACTTATAACTTAATAAGTTCGACAAATTCCGGAAGAAAATTCTGTCCGTAAAAGGTTCTTGGAACAAGTATCGAAGAACGTCCTGAGATTGCAGGTCTGCGTATAGACTGCGATTATTGGGAAATTGACACGGTCATTAGCAGAAAATCTTTGGATCAACCGGTCATTATCGCGCTAGTTGAGAAGTAAACAAACTACTGCATCGCCGTTAAAATTCCATGCAACACATCCAGTGCGTTCTTTTGTGACTTAAATCTATCTCTTCGTGAGGAGTATGGTGAATCATATTGCAGCACCGTATTTCAAACCATTACTACAGATAACGGTAGCAAGTTTGATAGACTGGTAGAGATTGAAAATTGGGGTACTCGAGTTTACTTTGCACATCCATATTCTTAACGGGAAAGGTCTCAGAATGAGCATCATAATCGAATCGTTCGCTGATGAAATGAATGACATGCCGAGAAAACTGTTAGATTATGCAACTCCGGAGGAACTTTTCGATGAATTTTTAGATCGGATATATTCCATGATCTAAGGGTAATAAACTTATTTTTACCAAAGTGTTCAATTTGATATTGCAATTTAAGATCGTTTAAATGTTTATTTTTTCTTGAATTTGCTGTAGTATTATTGTATTCCATAGTCATCACCTTTGGTTTTTTGTTTTGTGGTGATTCAATTATACCAAATGTGATTTTCTATGGAATTTTTTTAGTTCATTTTCATTTTACAATTAACCTATTTGATATATTTAATTATAAATTTATGAAATGAATCATTGATGAAAAATTTTTTTATTTCATAAGCCCACAACCCCAGCCATCATAAAAACCACCGAACTCTTCGGCTGTATCAAGGAGATACCAAGTAATTTCATCAATGTCATCAAGAGAATCATTACGAGACACTCCCGCCTGATACCGATACTGCCCATTATCAATCACATCATCCGAGAATAATTGAAAGTGTTCAGATTGAACTTTTTTTATGAAATTAAGACATGCTTCTTCTGTTTCAAAATATGCCCAATGCTCAATCAATCTTTCTTTGGAGAAATCATCCCCTTCCGATTGTAGTGCTTCCAAAACATTATTGTTTTTAATTTCCTGCATCGAATACTTATTAGGGTAGAGCGTTTCAAGATAACACTCCCATTCTTTGTCAGTATCAAACCAAATGTTCCATTGATAACCTTCAAACTCTTTGCTTAAGGTTTGAATTAATGACTGCTCAATCTGTTCCAACTCTTCCCTCTTCTCTTTTGCATAGAAAAAGAGATTCATTGCGCCCTCACACTTTATCAATCCCACATCTATGACATCAAAGCACTGAATTGCTTCAGTCAGAGCATCTTCTATCTCCCAAAGTTTAGGATTTTCTTCCTGACTCGGAAGACCGGATTCTGTTTGGTTCATATAATATACAGCAAATTGAATTCTCACATCATATGATTTTATTGGTGCTAAACGAAATAAAGATAAATTCGTTTTCGTCAATGCAGGTTTTTCATTGATACCTTGCAAATACATTCCCCAATCCTGTGGGATTTCTTTGATTTTTTTACTCATATTCTTCTCCCTTATTCTGACTATTTAAAATAACCTACAAAATTATAACTTGCTTGAAGTTCAAACAGACAAGTAATACCACCTTTATTCACCATATACATTCTTCACAAAACTTTCACAACATATATTCTATCTCTTTTTTTGTGAAAACTACTTGTATGAAATTTTTTCTATCCTATCCCACCAAAGTTGCATTTTTTATCTCACCCTCTGCATTCATACGAACTTCTATCGCATGACCTGCAAAAATTTCCTTTTCATCTCCATAATACAATGTCATCTCTCCTTCCTCATTGATGGAGAAATCAGATAGAAACAATGACTTATAAAAATATTCTTCTGTTAAATCATCTTCTTCCTCAGAATCCATCCAATCTTCTGCTGTTTCCCACAAATCTTTCACGATAAATTCTCGTATTTTCGAATCTCGTTCTTCTATATTTTCAGTAAACTTCTTGAGATATAAAAAGGATTTTGGAGGAACATCGCCATCCTGATTTGCATCCAACATTACTCTAACTCTGTTTCCATTAAAATCAACACTTCCTTCAAACCATGAATATGCTCTGTTTAATGTAAACTCCCCTATTGTGTCTTTGATAACAACCGGTTTTAAATACTCTTCAATCAATGCTTCTAATCTATTATCCGAGACACTATCATCAATATAATCCAGTAGAGCGTAGCAGTTATTTAACACTTCTGCCATATATGGTTCCAATGTCATAGGAGGTCTTTTTCTACATCTAATATGATGTATTTTATATGGTTCAAAGGTGTAAATCCAACCTTGTTCCTCTTTTTCCTCAGGACTAACCAACCATTCCAAACGCCCTTCAACAGTAGAAAACTCGTTTGTTTCAACATCCACACATGCTGTAAAATGAGTACATGGACGATCATAACCATCTTTTAAGGCTGCTGCTCCACTGACATCTTGTACAGTAACAATCAAAAGCTCGAAGGTTTCTCCACAAAACTCTTTCTCAAAATCTTCTACTGTTTTATTGAACGGATTTTTTAATACATTACTCATAACTTTTCATCCTCTCTCATTATAATAACTATAATAATTTAAATTTTAATTTTTTACCAACTTATACTCCTTGTATTGTACTATCCCATCATTTTATGAAGAAAAGCAGTATATGTTAATATCAAAATAACATTAGTAATTAATATTACTGCAAATATCACTTTTTTACATGTAGGCGAATTTGGAAAGTCATATTGAAAAAAATATGGCAATACAGAAAACAATGGAAATACCAAAATAATAATCATTGAATAAACATGGAAACTTGAATTTAAAAAACGTGAGTTTTTAACCCAATATCCCCATCTTGGAAATAAAAAACAACTTACTGTAAAAAATATACAAATAACATGTAGACATATCAAGTACAAAAGATATTTTATTTTTCATCTTTATGACCTCACTCATTCCAGTCACGTGCTACTTCAGTTGAAATCTCAAATTCAGTCATATGATTGCTCTCATCAAAATGAATGTAGGCATAATACTCATTCCAAAAAAGATGATCACTCCCTGATGACCATTTGATCCCATAATGCAATTGAGTAACATCTGTCGGATTGCTCGGTGGAAATAACCATAATTTCTTATCAAATGTCTTTTGCAATGTTTCCAACTTTAACGGATTGAGCAACTCCATATTATCAAGACGATAATGCATAGCTTTTGCTCTTGCCGCAGCAACACAATCTTCATCACATTTAAAATGGATAATTTTACAGTCTTCCAATGCAATATCCTCAGTTTTGTGCCCATACAGACCTATACTGCCAATCACAACACCATCTTTTACAAGAAGATAAGGAGAATAGTATATAGAATCACTATTTCGTCGAAACCCTTTTTCAACAAGAACACTCCTATCACAAGGATATTTTTGAAAAATACCGGAAGAAAGTAATGTACCATAATCTCTGTGAGGAGAATCACTCTGCTTGATATAGATATCAAATCCATCTGCTACGATATCAGAAACAGTTGTATGTGCCATCGTGATTTCCGTATCATTAATCGTAAGCACCGGCGCTTTTACCGGAACACCGATTATGATATATACCATAAACATATAAAATGAAAATATCACAGCGCCCATAATTACAAACACTGATCTTCCGGTACGCTTTCGTGCATTAAAAAATGCCATAACCGGAGGCAAAACAATAAATTTTGCCAAATTAGCAAATCCGGAGCCTCCCCTATCCATCAATCTAACAGCAAATAGCAATGCCACAAGGATAGCAGATACATATACCAACAACTCTCCAAGTGTCATCCTCGAAGTGTTTTCTTCCATGTTTACCGCTTCGTCCAACAATGATTTTCCGCCTGAAACAGTTCGTTTCATATAAAAATACATTCCTGCTATAATTGCTAAAAAACTAATTCCCAAAAAAGAAATCAATGAAATAAAAATTAATCTTCCTCCCATCCGTGTCCCTCCTTATTTTTTATATATTCTAAGTAAATCCTCCTGTACTTCTGATAATCATTGTTACCTAATTACCTCAAATAACGAAAGATTATTGTGTATATCTACATTACTATATACTTTTTCACTGTATCTTACCATAATCATTTAAGTCTATCCGTCTGTATCGTATTACACAATCTTCAAAGATCTGCTGTTACTCATAAGGATTATGAATTTTTTTGATAATCTCATCCTATTGTAGTGATTCCATTCAACTGAAAATATTGGATTAGGATAGAATTTCCTTAAATAATCAGTTATAAATGACAGATTCGATTTTTAATCAATATCTCCTATCACCGCTACACCTTTTTCCGGAGGAAAGAGGAAACAAAGTTTCTCTATAAAAACATCCAAATCATGCATATCACGACTTTTTAAAATAATTTCTTTATTCTCCCTAAGTGTAAAAGCATATCCAAAGTATTTCCCCTTTACAAAAAGTGAATTTATCAGTAAAGGTTGTATCGCATATATTTCATAAAAAAAGACTGTTTTCTCTCTTCTATTTCGTTTTAAAACAATACCATTTTCAAATAAATCAGCTTGTGTCCACAAATCAAACTCCCAAGGTAATATCAGCTTACTTCTTGACTTTGATGTAAAAATATGACTACCAAGTTCTGTTGTTTTTAGCCGTTCCTCAGCTTCTATTGTAAACATAATCATTTTAAATTTATAGCGAGGTCCGATAGGCGGATTAACCATCTTCTTAATGAAAAAAACTCCCAATATTATAAGAATACTTAAATAAATAATCTTTGTTCCATCCATCCTCTTCATCCTCCTGATTTCCTAAAAATATCACATAGTAACAATGACCATATACCATGAGTACAAATTTACCTAAATGAATTCATGCAGATTTTATCATACCACTCAATATCTTTTTTGCTATATCCTGTATAGTTTTGCTAACAAAAGCTTCAATACCAAAACTGCACCAAACCCTAAAATTTTAATGATTCAGCCAATAAGCTGAGTGTATTGATATAGCAACTGTATCATAACTTAAAAGAAACATCAAAAAAGTAAATACTTATTCATTTCCGGATATATCAAAATTTTTAATTATCTATTAAGAGTTACACCTTAATCAAAATTCCAGGTTTAAAATCCAATGTAGACACTCACAAATGACTGTTCAAATATTGTAAATTCTCTGTAATTACGAAAAATACATTAACTTCAGTATTTTTCATTTTTAACTTTCACTACTGAAAGACTCTATGGAATACAATTAGATACTGTTTCAAATAACATACAGATAGCAGCATATCAATTTTATTCACTCATTTTAAACATCAGCCGGTTCTGAACGTATTTCAATAAATTCATCCTTAGTATTATCATAGTTAAAATAATGCAACATCCACTCTCTACCTGCAAAATCCGGACTGTCAATATCCTTAAAAAAGCTTGTCGTACCAACATACAGTCCATCTTCCG
Coding sequences within it:
- a CDS encoding S-layer homology domain-containing protein: MLKLKLKSFLKLIPILLITLLSTSVVFADLQNIIQNMLPFTDVKQGDWYYADVKIAYQNRLINGKTDTLFAPQDNMTAAEAVKLASCIHQLKNEGTVSLSAGVGTWYKPYVDYAKNKGLIDVDLDWNNKITRAGYMQIFARLITDEEARLNNVPDGSIPDVRMSHPSADAIYKLYRAGVVQGVDSNRNCSPMSYIKRSEVAAILTRMMDVNRRLQDFKITKEPENAKADLGTRVDLKVEVSGGKAPLSYQWEYLDEESGNFRNSTSEGNATDTLKAPVEEISYKYRCVITDATGKQVISKAAKVEKSNSGTLTVTKQPESKIGNVGQIVKLEVGVSGAKEPVTYQWEYSENLSGSFYKSEAIGNKTKELTVAIENKEYWYRCKIRDGAGQTVESGKVLVKVSGDSDNLFRITSQPIDMSASPGKLVMLGVAVTGGTQPYRYQWSYSENGRTNFFPSKAVGNKTNILKVPTERKTYYYQCEIKDDTGQALYSDIVKVTETSGAPFEIVRQPVGGYANYGEYFDLEVKVRGGREPYTYQWQYYDRNGFRNCTGPGNNEKMVKVIVDNSGIYKFPHRCVIKDADNKELITNPVVITLNE
- a CDS encoding DUF695 domain-containing protein, producing the protein MSKKIKEIPQDWGMYLQGINEKPALTKTNLSLFRLAPIKSYDVRIQFAVYYMNQTESGLPSQEENPKLWEIEDALTEAIQCFDVIDVGLIKCEGAMNLFFYAKEKREELEQIEQSLIQTLSKEFEGYQWNIWFDTDKEWECYLETLYPNKYSMQEIKNNNVLEALQSEGDDFSKERLIEHWAYFETEEACLNFIKKVQSEHFQLFSDDVIDNGQYRYQAGVSRNDSLDDIDEITWYLLDTAEEFGGFYDGWGCGLMK
- a CDS encoding DUF2262 domain-containing protein — protein: MSNVLKNPFNKTVEDFEKEFCGETFELLIVTVQDVSGAAALKDGYDRPCTHFTACVDVETNEFSTVEGRLEWLVSPEEKEEQGWIYTFEPYKIHHIRCRKRPPMTLEPYMAEVLNNCYALLDYIDDSVSDNRLEALIEEYLKPVVIKDTIGEFTLNRAYSWFEGSVDFNGNRVRVMLDANQDGDVPPKSFLYLKKFTENIEERDSKIREFIVKDLWETAEDWMDSEEEDDLTEEYFYKSLFLSDFSINEEGEMTLYYGDEKEIFAGHAIEVRMNAEGEIKNATLVG